One genomic window of Panicum hallii strain FIL2 chromosome 6, PHallii_v3.1, whole genome shotgun sequence includes the following:
- the LOC112897897 gene encoding uncharacterized protein LOC112897897, producing the protein MTVSGARPPSTEEEEAVAACRSKKRSSILGTLREAIRKVRFLLSSGATRWMLLARAAPRRGLSFGSRPPGLLDVEGSIVSPASSSSSRTSRSASLGTATTRSLSLASSAAAASPEAASSGGSPATSGGDSDVDRRADLFISNFRRHLEMERQVSLQLRYVRLNSWDRTSSPSSG; encoded by the coding sequence ATGACCGTCTCTGGGGCCCGCCCGCCGtccacggaggaggaggaggcagtgGCGGCGTGCAGGAGCAAGAAGCGGTCGTCGATCCTCGGGACCCTCCGTGAGGCGATCAGGAAGGTCCGGTTCCTGCTCTCCTCCGGCGCGACGCGGTGGATGCTGCTCGCgcgggccgcgccgcgccgcggcctCAGCTTCGGCTCGCGGCCCCCGGGCCTGCTCGACGTCGAGGGCAGCATCGTGtcgccggcctcctcctccagcTCCAGGACGTCCAGGTCGGCGAGCCTCGGGACGGCGACCACGAGGAGCCTGTCGCTGGCgagcagcgcggcggcggcgtcgccggAGGCCGCGTCCAGCGGCGGGTCGCCTGCAACGTCGGGCGGGGACAGCGACGTCGACCGCCGCGCGGATCTGTTCATCTCCAACTTCCGCAGGCACCTGGAGATGGAGCGGCAGGTCTCGCTGCAGCTGCGGTACGTCAGGCTCAACAGCTGGGACAGGACGTCCAGTCCTTCCAGCGGATGA
- the LOC112897444 gene encoding uncharacterized protein LOC112897444 — protein sequence MAVPEPGPSKEEKAPRNKKRSSILGSLQEAIRKVRFLLSFSATRWMLLTSAGARGALARRGLSFGPRPGLLDVEGGLASPAGSSRTTSRSASMGTATTRSLSRASSAASPGGPRRTLSSSSGRSPASSAADDDIDQRAEQFIANFYRQLQMERQVSLQLRYVRRNSWDRTP from the coding sequence ATGGCCGTCCCGGAGCCCGGTCCGTCCAAGGAGGAGAAGGCGCCCAGGAACAAGAAGCGGTCGTCGATCCTCGGAAGCCTCCAGGAGGCGATCAGGAAGGTTCGGTTCCTGCTCTCCTTCAGCGCGACGCGGTGGATGCTGCTCACCTCCGCCGGCGCCCGGGGCGCGCTTGCGCGCCGCGGCCTCAGCTTCGGCCCGCGCCCGGGGCTGCTCGACGTCGAGGGCGGCCTCGCGTCGCCGGCGGGCAGCTCCCGGACGACGTCCAGGTCCGCGAGCATGGGGACGGCGACCACGCGGAGCCTGTCGCGGGCCAGCAGCGCGGCGTCGCCGGGGGGGCCGAGGAGGACGTTGTCGTCGTCCAGCGGCCGGTCGCCGGCGTCCTCGGCGGCGGACGACGACATCGACCAGCGCGCGGAGCAGTTCATCGCCAACTTTTACAGGCAGCTGCAGATGGAGCGGCAGGTGTCGCTGCAGCTGCGGTACGTCAGGAGGAACAGCTGGGACAGGACTCCCTAG
- the LOC112898299 gene encoding uncharacterized protein LOC112898299, whose protein sequence is MRMLAYGSIADALDDGYAMAESTILECVKEFASTVISVFEEYYLRPPNQAELNRILMENEARGSCNDLNILDRSPMFDDLANGRTPQVEFFVNGNGYDMAYYLADKIYPEWATLVKTKSEPVNPKDSTFADAQESARKDVERCFGVLRSRFRIIQQAGRMWSPHDMNTIMRACIILHNMIIESERDMVLDENEFHEPTDQPIPRDRNVAEINALMAAYHKIQDKPTSQRLQEDLIEHHWMLKGNEQGPYARRARQ, encoded by the exons ATGCGGATGCTTGCGTATGGAAGTATAGCCGACGCACTTGATGATGGTTATGCCATGGCCGAGAGCACCATTTTGGAGTGCGTCAAGGAGTTTGCAAGCACTGTCATTTCCGTGTTTGAGGAATACTATCTGCGACCACCTAATCAGGCCGAGTTGAATAGGATTTTAATGGAGAATGAAGCTAGAG GCTCATGCAACGACCTCAATATTTTGGACCGTTCACCTATGTTTGATGACCTTGCCAATGGAAGAACTCCTCAAGTTGAATTCTTTGTCAATGGCAACGGGTATGACATGGCATACTACCTAGCTGACAAGATATATCCTGAGTGGGCGACACTGGTGAAAACAAAGAGTGAGCCTGTGAATCCAAAAGACAGTACCTTTGCCGATGCCCAAGAATCTGCCAGAAAGGATGTTGAGCGTTGTTTCGGTGTCCTTCGGTCTAGGTTTCGTATCATACAACAAGCTGGTAGAATGTGGAGTCCGCATGACATGAACACAATTATGCGGGCTTGTATCATTCTTCATAATATGATCATCGAGTCCGAGCGGGACATGGTCCTGGATGAGAACGAGTTTCATGAGCCCACTGATCAGCCAATTCCAAGAGATAGGAACGTTGCCGAGATCAATGCTTTGATGGCTGCATACCACAAGATCCAGGACAAGCCTACATCCCAGCGCCTCCAGGAGGATCTCATCGAACATCATTGGATGTTGAAAGGGAATGAACAAGGGCCATATGCACGCCGGGCACGTCAGTAA
- the LOC112898427 gene encoding exosome complex component RRP4 homolog isoform X1: MRDLHLSLNQTQRVRLEAALHELQSLAPAAASAAAVTVADTIPVNQEDNILKGHGTSDQDGEVVATLCGVVERVNKLVYVRTLRARYKPEVGDIIVGRVIEIAPKRWRLEINFSQDAVLMLSSMNLPDGIQRRRTAVDELNMRSIFEENDVICAEVRGFQHDGSLHLQARSEKYGKLERGQLLTVPPYLVKRKKQHFHHLAQYDVDLILGCNGFIWVGEHVVVGEKTKTTEDQQKSSDDAENFTPLETRKHICRLANAVRVLSALGFTLTVELIIETAEASASSNVEVNNMLGAEFYVQTAEREAKRRADLLRKKNGAR; the protein is encoded by the exons ATGAGGGACCTCCACCTCTCGCTGAACCAGACCCAGCGGGTCCGCCTCGAGGCGGCGCTCCACGAGCTCCAGTCcctcgcgcccgccgccgcgtccgccgccgccgtcaccgtCGCGGACACCATCCCCGTCAACCAGGAGGACAACATCCTCAA GGGGCACGGGACGTCGGACCAGGACGGGGAGGTGGTGGCGACGCTCTGCGGGGTGGTGGAGCGGGTCAACAAGCTGGTATACGTCCGTACTCTCCGGGCGAG ATATAAGCCAGAGGTTGGTGATATCATAGTTGGGCGTGTCATTGAG ATTGCTCCGAAGCGCTGGAGGTTGGAGATAAATTTTAGTCAGGATGCTGTGTTGATGCTTTCTTCCATGAATTTGCCTGATGGCATTCAG AGAAGGAGAACTGCTGTTGATGAACTTAATATGCGGAGTATCTTTGAGGAAAATGATGTGATCTGT GCTGAAGTTCGTGGTTTCCAACATGATGGATCTCTGCACCTACAAGCAAGGAGTGAAAAGTATGGAAAG CTTGAGAGGGGTCAATTGCTGACGGTACCTCCGTACTTGGTTAAACGAAAGAAGCAGCATTTCCATCATCTCGCACAGTATGATGTTGATTTGATTCTTGGTTGCAACGGATTCATCTGGGTAGGTGAGCATGTTGTGGTGGGTGAAAAAACTAAAACAACCGAAGATCAGCAGAAATCCAGCGATGATGCAGAGAATTTCACCCCACTAGAAACGCGGAAGCATATCTGCCGACTTGCCAACGCCGTGCGTGTACTTTCAGCCCTAGGATTCACTTTGACTGTTGAGCTGATAATCGAGACAGCGGAAGCAAGTGCGTCATCAAATGTTGAGGTAAACAACATGCTTGGGGCTGAATTTTATGTCCAGACGGCTGAGAGAGAGGCTAAGCGCCGAGCTGATCTGCTGAGAAAAAAGAATGGGGCAAGGTAA
- the LOC112898427 gene encoding exosome complex component RRP4 homolog isoform X2: MRDLHLSLNQTQRVRLEAALHELQSLAPAAASAAAVTVADTIPVNQEDNILKGHGTSDQDGEVVATLCGVVERVNKLVYVRTLRARYKPEIAPKRWRLEINFSQDAVLMLSSMNLPDGIQRRRTAVDELNMRSIFEENDVICAEVRGFQHDGSLHLQARSEKYGKLERGQLLTVPPYLVKRKKQHFHHLAQYDVDLILGCNGFIWVGEHVVVGEKTKTTEDQQKSSDDAENFTPLETRKHICRLANAVRVLSALGFTLTVELIIETAEASASSNVEVNNMLGAEFYVQTAEREAKRRADLLRKKNGAR; encoded by the exons ATGAGGGACCTCCACCTCTCGCTGAACCAGACCCAGCGGGTCCGCCTCGAGGCGGCGCTCCACGAGCTCCAGTCcctcgcgcccgccgccgcgtccgccgccgccgtcaccgtCGCGGACACCATCCCCGTCAACCAGGAGGACAACATCCTCAA GGGGCACGGGACGTCGGACCAGGACGGGGAGGTGGTGGCGACGCTCTGCGGGGTGGTGGAGCGGGTCAACAAGCTGGTATACGTCCGTACTCTCCGGGCGAG ATATAAGCCAGAG ATTGCTCCGAAGCGCTGGAGGTTGGAGATAAATTTTAGTCAGGATGCTGTGTTGATGCTTTCTTCCATGAATTTGCCTGATGGCATTCAG AGAAGGAGAACTGCTGTTGATGAACTTAATATGCGGAGTATCTTTGAGGAAAATGATGTGATCTGT GCTGAAGTTCGTGGTTTCCAACATGATGGATCTCTGCACCTACAAGCAAGGAGTGAAAAGTATGGAAAG CTTGAGAGGGGTCAATTGCTGACGGTACCTCCGTACTTGGTTAAACGAAAGAAGCAGCATTTCCATCATCTCGCACAGTATGATGTTGATTTGATTCTTGGTTGCAACGGATTCATCTGGGTAGGTGAGCATGTTGTGGTGGGTGAAAAAACTAAAACAACCGAAGATCAGCAGAAATCCAGCGATGATGCAGAGAATTTCACCCCACTAGAAACGCGGAAGCATATCTGCCGACTTGCCAACGCCGTGCGTGTACTTTCAGCCCTAGGATTCACTTTGACTGTTGAGCTGATAATCGAGACAGCGGAAGCAAGTGCGTCATCAAATGTTGAGGTAAACAACATGCTTGGGGCTGAATTTTATGTCCAGACGGCTGAGAGAGAGGCTAAGCGCCGAGCTGATCTGCTGAGAAAAAAGAATGGGGCAAGGTAA
- the LOC112897938 gene encoding pectinesterase-like, whose amino-acid sequence MSAAFSDFGPLTERRRVEKQRQQRRRVMFAAAGASVVLILIVMGGAAVAYNASVQDEESDDSSSSSSSSPSSPSGGGGSGSSLISVSKSVKVVCAQTDHRDACEKSLSKAANASASSPKDIVRASVAVIGDAVGKAFDRSALATSDNPRVKAAVADCKEIYQDAKADLARTLRGIDAGGMDEVTKRGYELRVWLSAVIAHMETCIDGFPDGDLKKNMTATMESGKELTSNALAIIEKASSFLAALHITAASHRRLFSIREGAAPDSYRRRLLGVEEDTPPWVNGPERRLLKGNNFQSRLTPNVVVAKDGSGKFKTINEALNAMPAKYTGRYLIYVKQGVYEEYVTITRAMENVTMYGDGAMKTIITGSRNFADGLTTYKTSTFNAQGDGFIGIALGFRNTAGAAKHQAVALLVQSDRSIFLNCRMDAYQDTLYAHSKAQFYRNCVISGTIDFVFGDAAAVFQNCILVLRRPMDNQQNIATAQGRADGRESTGFVFQYCRFTAEAALRDASRPAIRSYLARPWREFSRTLIMESEIPAFIDKAGYLPWNGDFGLKTLWYAEYANRGPGADTAGRVTWPGYKKVISKDEAAKFTVQSFLHAEPWLKPAGAPVKYGFWA is encoded by the exons ATGTCGGCGGCATTCTCGGACTTCGGCCCGCTCACGGAGCGGCGCCGCGTCGAgaagcagcggcagcagcgcaGGCGCGTCAtgttcgccgccgccggcgcgtcgGTGGTTCTCATCCTCATTGTCATGGGCGGCGCTGCCGTCGCGTACAACGCTAGCGTCCAGGACGAGGAGTCGGATGACTCgtcgtcctcctcttcctcctcgccctcttccccttccggcggcggcggctcggggtcgagCCTGATCAGCGTGTCCAAGAGCGTCAAGGTGGTGTGTGCTCAGACCGACCACAGGGACGCCTGCGAGAAGAGCCTGTCCAAGGCCGCGAACGCCAGCGCGTCGTCGCCCAAGGACATCGTCCGCGCCTCCGTGGCCGTGATCGGGGACGCCGTCGGGAAGGCGTTCGACCGGTCGGCGCTGGCCACCAGCGACAACCCGCGCGTGAAGGCCGCCGTCGCGGACTGCAAGGAGATCTACCAGGACGCCAAGGCCGACCTCGCGCGCACGCTCCGCGGCATCGACGCCGGCGGCATGGACGAGGTCACCAAGCGCGGGTACGAGCTCCGCGTCTGGCTCAGCGCGGTGATCGCGCACATGGAGACGTGCATCGACGGGTTCCCCGACGGGGACCTGAAGAAGAACATGACCGCCACGATGGAGTCCGGGAAGGAGCTGACCAGCAACGCGCTGGCCATCATCGAGAAGGCCTCGTCGTTCCTCGCCGCGCTCCACATCACGGCGGCCAGCCACAGGAGGTTGTTCAGCATCCGCGAAGGTG CCGCGCCCGACAGTTACCGGAGGAGGCTGCTCGGCGTCGAGGAAGACACCCCACCGTGGGTGAACGGCCCGGAGAGGAGGCTGCTCAAAGGCAACAACTTCCAGAGCAGGCTGACGCCCAACGTGGTGGTGGCCAAGGACGGCAGCGGCAAGTTCAAGACCATCAACGAGGCGCTCAACGCCATGCCCGCCAAGTACACCGGAAG GTACCTGATCTACGTGAAGCAGGGGGTGTACGAGGAGTACGTGACGATCACCAGGGCCATGGAGAACGTGACCATGTACGGCGACGGCGCCATGAAGACCATCATCACCGGCAGCAGGAACTTCGCCGACGGCCTCACCACCTACAAAACCTCCACCTTCA ACGCGCAGGGCGACGGCTTCATCGGCATCGCGCTGGGGTTCCGCAACACGGCCGGCGCGGCGAAGCACCAGGCGGTGGCGCTGCTGGTGCAGTCGGACAGGTCCATCTTCCTCAACTGCCGCATGGACGCGTACCAGGACACGCTGTACGCGCACTCCAAGGCGCAGTTCTACCGCAACTGCGTCATCTCGGGCACCATCGACTTCGTGTTCGGCGACGCGGCCGCCGTGTTCCAGAACTGCATCCTGGTCCTCCGCCGCCCCATGGACAACCAGCAGAACATCGCCACGGCGCAGGGCCGCGCCGACGGCCGCGAGAGCACGGGCTTCGTGTTCCAGTACTGCCGCTTCACCGCCGAGGCGGCGCTCAGGGACGCGTCCCGCCCCGCCATCCGCAGCTACCTCGCCCGCCCCTGGCGCGAGTTCTCGCGCACGCTCATCATGGAGTCCGAGATCCCCGCGTTCATCGACAAGGCCGGCTACCTGCCGTGGAACGGCGACTTCGGGCTCAAGACGCTGTGGTACGCCGAGTACGCGAACCGGGGGCCCGGCGCCGACACCGCTGGCCGCGTCACCTGGCCAGGGTACAAGAAGGTGATCAGCAAGGACGAGGCCGCCAAGTTCACCGTGCAGAGCTTCTTGCACGCCGAACCGTGGCTCAAGCCCGCCGGCGCGCCGGTGAAGTACGGCTTCTGGGCGTGA
- the LOC112897964 gene encoding probable 4-coumarate--CoA ligase 5: protein MGSLTTEPPAETVFRSTLPDIAIPDHLPLHDYVFERLADRRDRACLIDGATGEVLTFGDVDRLSRRVAVGMRAALGVRPGGTVMLLLPNSVEFALAFLACSRLGAATTTANPLHTPPEIAKQAAASGATIVVTEPAFVAKVRGLAGVAVVATGDGAEGCVSFADLAAAHDEPAAPPEEAAIDVVNDVVALPYSSGTTGLPKGVMLSHRGLVTSVAQLVDGDNPNLHLREDDVVLCVLPMFHVYSLHSILLCGMRAGAALVIMKRFDTARMFELVERHGVTIAPLVPPIVVEMAKSDAIDRHDLSSVRMVISGAAPMGKELQDLLRAKLPRAVLGQGYGMTEAGPVLSMCMAFAKEPLPVKSGACGTVVRNAELKIIDPETGLSLPRNQPGEICIRGKQIMKGYLNNPEATAKTIDAEGWLHTGDIGYVDDDEEIFIVDRLKELIKYKGFQVAPAELEAMLIAHPGIADAAVVPMKDDSCGEIPVAFVVASDGFDITEDEIKQYVAKQVVFYKRLHKIFFVETIPKAPSGKILRKDLRAKLAAC, encoded by the exons ATGGGGTCGCTGACgacggagccgccggccgagaCGGTGTTCCGCTCGACGCTCCCGGACATCGCCATCCCGGACCACCTCCCGCTCCACGACTACGTCTTCGAGCGCCTGGCCGACCGCCGCGACCGCGCCTGCCTCATCGACGGGGCCACGGGGGAGGTGCTCACGTTCGGCGACGTGGACCGCCTGTCGCGCCGCGTGGCGGTGGGGATGCGCGCCGCGCTCGGCGTGCGCCCCGGCGGCACGGTGATGCTGCTGCTCCCCAACtccgtcgagttcgcgctggcGTTCCTCGCATGCTCCCGCCTcggcgccgccaccaccacggcCAACCCGCTCCACACCCCGCCCGAGATCGCCAAGCAGGCCGCCGCCTCCGGCGCCACCATCGTCGTCACCGAGCCGGCGTTCGTCGCCAAGGTGCGCGGGCTCGCcggcgtcgccgtcgtcgccacGGGCGACGGCGCCGAGGGGTGCGTCTCGTTcgccgacctcgccgccgcccacgacgaaccggcggcgccgccggaggAGGCGGCTATCGACGTGGTGAACGACGTGGTCGCGCTGCCGTACTCGTCCGGCACGACGGGGCTGCCCAAGGGGGTCATGCTGTCGCACCGCGGGCTGGTGACCAGCGTGGCGCAGCTCGTCGACGGCGACAACCCGAACCTCCACCTCCGGGAGGACGACGTCGTCCTCTGCGTCCTGCCCATGTTCCACGTGTACTCGCTGCACTCCATCCTCCTCTGCGGGATGCgcgccggcgcggcgctcgTGATCATGAAGCGCTTCGACACCGCCCGGATGTTCGAGCTCGTGGAGCGGCACGGCGTCACGATCGCGCCGCTCGTGCCGCCCATCGTGGTGGAGATGGCCAAGAGCGACGCCATCGACCGCCACGACCTCTCCTCGGTGCGCATGGTCATCTCCGGCGCCGCGCCCATGGGCAAGGAGCTGCAGGACCTCCTGCGCGCTAAGCTCCCTCGCGCCGTGCTCGGACAG GGCTATGGGATGACAGAGGCAGGGCCGGTGCTCTCGATGTGCATGGCATTTGCCAAGGAGCCCTTGCCGGTGAAGTCCGGCGCCTGCGGCACGGTGGTGAGGAACGCCGAGCTCAAGATCATCGACCCGGAGACCGGCCTGTCCCTCCCCCGCAACCAGCCCGGGGAGATTTGCATCAGGGGCAAGCAGATAATGAAAG GGTACCTGAACAACCCGGAAGCCACGGCGAAGACCATCGACGCGGAGGGGTGGCTGCACACCGGCGACATTGGGTacgtcgacgacgacgaggagatCTTCATCGTGGACCGGCTCAAGGAGCTCATCAAGTACAAGGGGTTCCAGGTCGCCCCCGCGGAGCTCGAGGCCATGCTCATCGCGCACCCCGGCATCGCCGacgccgccgtcgtccc GATGAAGGATGACTCCTGCGGCGAGATCCCGGTGGCGTTCGTCGTGGCGTCCGACGGCTTCGACATCACCGAGGACGAGATCAAGCAGTACGTGGCAAAACAG GTTGTGTTCTACAAGAGGCTGCACAAGATTTTCTTTGTGGAGACTATCCCGAAGGCGCCATCTGGCAAAATTTTGAGGAAGGACCTGAGAGCCAAGTTGGCGGCGTGCTGA
- the LOC112898300 gene encoding pectinesterase/pectinesterase inhibitor PPE8B-like, giving the protein MDHESSSEERSRRSRQSATAEERRRSPPPRIPPMGNAEMMPATLLIASSFCNVSAHGELLAASGGGNGTAGAQTYLGRPWKQYSRVVFMQSYIGAAVRPEGWLAWDGEFALDTLYYGEYMNTGPGAGVGSRVRWPGFHVMTSPAEAGNFTVAQFIGGNMWLPPTGIKYTAGLTS; this is encoded by the exons ATGGACCACGAGAGCTCGTCGGAGGAGAGGTCGAGGAGGTCGAGGCAGTCGGCGACGGCGGAGGAGAGGCggaggtcgccgccgccgagaaTACCGCCGATGGGGAACGCCGAGATGATGCCCGCCACGCTCCTGATCGCGTCCAGC TTCTGCAACGTCTCCGCCCACGGCGAGCTCCTCGCGGCCTCCGGCGGCGGCAACGGGACCGCCGGGGCGCAGACGTACCTCGGCCGGCCGTGGAAGCAGTACTCCCGGGTGGTGTTCATGCAGTCGTACATCGGCGCCGCGGTGCGCCCCGAGGGGTGGCTTGCGTGGGACGGGGAGTTCGCGCTCGACACGCTCTACTACGGGGAGTACATGAACAccggccccggcgccggcgtcggCTCGCGGGTCCGGTGGCCGGGGTTCCACGTCATGACCAGCCCCGCGGAGGCCGGCAACTTCACCGTCGCGCAGTTCATCGGGGGCAACATGTGGCTGCCGCCCACCGGCATCAAGTACACCGCCGGCCTCACCTCTTGA